From the genome of Flavobacterium ovatum, one region includes:
- the eno gene encoding phosphopyruvate hydratase: protein MSIIIKIHARQIFDSRGNPTIEVDVITDSGVLGRAAVPSGASTGEHEAVELRDGGKAYLGKGVLNAVKNVNTLIAEELVGTSVFEQNVIDQMMIDLDGTPNKSKLGANAILGVSLAVAKAAANELGLPLYRYVGGVSANTLPVPMMNIINGGSHSDAPIAFQEFMIFPVKATSFSHAMQMGTEIFHSLKKVLHDRGLSTAVGDEGGFAPTLAGGTEDALDTIKLAVENAGYTFGDEIMIALDCAAAEFYVNGKYDYSKFEGETGKVRSSAEQVDYLAELVAKYPIISIEDGMDENDWDGWKLLTEKIGDKVQLVGDDLFVTNVERLSTGIERGIANSILVKVNQIGTLTETIAAVNMAKNAGYTSVMSHRSGETEDNTIADLAVALNCGQIKTGSASRSDRMAKYNQLIRIEEELGDTAYFPGKNAFKQK, encoded by the coding sequence ATGAGCATAATTATTAAAATTCACGCAAGACAAATTTTCGATTCTAGAGGGAATCCTACTATTGAAGTAGATGTAATCACTGATAGTGGTGTTTTAGGAAGAGCTGCAGTTCCATCAGGAGCTTCAACTGGAGAACACGAAGCTGTGGAATTACGTGATGGAGGAAAAGCCTATTTAGGAAAAGGAGTTTTAAATGCAGTGAAAAATGTTAATACACTTATTGCTGAAGAACTTGTTGGAACATCTGTTTTTGAACAAAATGTAATTGATCAAATGATGATCGATTTAGATGGTACTCCAAATAAATCAAAATTAGGTGCAAATGCTATCTTAGGTGTTTCTCTTGCAGTTGCAAAAGCGGCAGCTAACGAATTAGGTTTGCCATTATATAGATACGTAGGTGGTGTTTCTGCGAATACATTGCCGGTTCCAATGATGAATATTATCAACGGTGGTTCTCATTCAGATGCACCGATTGCTTTTCAAGAATTTATGATTTTCCCTGTTAAGGCAACTTCATTTAGTCATGCAATGCAAATGGGTACTGAGATTTTTCATAGTTTGAAAAAAGTATTACACGATAGAGGTTTGAGTACTGCTGTAGGTGACGAAGGTGGTTTTGCTCCAACTTTAGCTGGTGGTACTGAAGATGCTTTGGACACCATTAAATTAGCAGTTGAAAACGCTGGATATACATTTGGTGACGAGATCATGATTGCTTTAGATTGTGCTGCTGCTGAATTTTATGTAAATGGTAAATACGATTACTCTAAATTTGAAGGTGAAACTGGTAAAGTGAGATCTTCTGCTGAACAAGTAGATTATTTAGCTGAATTAGTTGCTAAATACCCAATTATCTCTATTGAAGATGGTATGGATGAAAATGACTGGGATGGTTGGAAATTATTAACAGAAAAAATTGGTGATAAAGTTCAATTAGTTGGTGATGATTTATTCGTTACTAATGTAGAGCGTTTGTCAACTGGTATTGAAAGAGGTATTGCTAATTCAATTCTTGTAAAAGTAAATCAAATTGGTACTTTGACGGAAACTATTGCAGCAGTTAATATGGCTAAAAATGCAGGTTATACTTCTGTAATGTCTCACCGTTCAGGAGAGACTGAAGATAATACAATTGCGGATTTGGCAGTAGCATTAAACTGTGGTCAAATTAAGACTGGTTCTGCTTCACGTTCTGATCGTATGGCTAAATACAATCAATTAATTAGAATTGAAGAAGAGTTAGGAGATACAGCTTATTTCCCTGGAAAGAATGCATTCAAACAGAAATAA